A DNA window from Betta splendens chromosome 6, fBetSpl5.4, whole genome shotgun sequence contains the following coding sequences:
- the LOC114857282 gene encoding leucine-rich repeat neuronal protein 3-like has protein sequence MKETAVVACLLAGLSLAAFVLASAHCPALCRCELRPWFSPRAVYTEAATVDCNDLGLLDIPEKLPSDTQVLLLQTNNIFNVEKTLDYLANITEIDLSQNNISSVSDVCLGPLPRLLSLHMEENWIQELPDSCLAFLPSLQEFYINHNLIFSISPGAFQGLGRLLRLHLNSNQLTSIDSQWFQPLPNLDILMLGENPILTLTDMNFQPLTNLRSLVLAKMNLTEIPDEALVGLENLESISFFDNLLDRVPRVALTRVQNLKFLDLNKNPIERIQRGDFMDMMHLKELGINSMPQLVSIDSFALNNLPELTKIEATNNPRLSYVHPRAFHKLPRLETLMLNSNALSALHRSIVESLPNLREVSLHSNPIRCDCVIRWVNMNRTAVRFMEPDSLFCVEPPEYQGQHVRQVHFREMTEICLPLISPGSLPEQTAVGKGRSVSLHCRAFGEPEPDIYWVTPLSVRLLPGSASDKYYVHPEGSLEIYDATEQEAGSYTCIAHNLVGADLKSVMVMVDGYDVRSSNQSLRIYIKSVQSHSVSVSWENMGGLVSQLKWSILAGDGILVMPFTARLPADVDEYHIKQLKPSTSYQVCVEVNAQLGYSMDCVNVTTMKAAAPEEQPEGWDTVVMAAAAVFLIVVAVVGAVIYTSLFSQVFHRNLRADPVGAPLIPGSHLSSSSFLELSVSGVKVRATVIDLRGESM, from the coding sequence ATGAAGGAGACAGCAGTTGTAGCTTGTTTGCTGGCTGGGCTGTCTCTGGCTGCCTTTGTTCTGGCGTCCGCTCACTGCCCCGCATTGTGTCGATGTGAGCTACGACCCTGGTTCTCACCCAGGGCCGTTTACACTGAAGCTGCCACCGTGGACTGTAATGATCTGGGCCTCCTGGACATACCTGAGAAACTCCCGTCGGACACGCaggtactgctgctgcagaccaaCAACATCTTTAATGTGGAGAAAACTCTGGACTACTTGGCCAACATCACTGAAATTGACTTGTCTCAGAATAACATTTCCTCTGTGAGCGATGTCTGTCTGGGGCCTCTCCCTCGGCTGCTGTCACTCCACATGGAGGAGAACTGGATTCAGGAGCTGCCTGACAGCTGCCTCGCATTCCTGCCCAGCCTCCAGGAGTTTTACATCAACCACAACCTGATTTTCTCCATTAGCCCTGGAGCCTTCCAGGGCCTGGGTAGACTGCTGCGACTCCATCTGAACTCCAACCAGCTGACAAGCATCGACAGCCAGTGGTTTCAGCCCCTTCCCAACCTGGACATACTGATGCTGGGGGAAAACCCCATCCTCACACTCACAGATATGAACTTTCAACCTTTAACTAACCTCCGAAGCCTTGTGCTTGCCAAAATGAATTTGACTGAAATCCCTGACGAAGCTTTGGTTGGTCTTGAAAACTTGGAGAGCATCTCGTTTTTTGACAATCTGCTTGACAGAGTTCCTCGAGTGGCACTGACTAGAGTTCAAAATCTGAAGTTTCTAGATTTGAACAAAAACCCAATAGAGAGAATTCAGAGAGGAGACTTTATGGATATGATGCACCTCAAGGAGCTCGGCATTAACAGCATGCCGCAGCTCGTGTCTATTGACAGCTTTGCCCTGAACAACCTCCCTGAGTTAACAAAAATTGAGGCTACTAACAACCCGAGGCTGTCATACGTCCACCCCAGAGCCTTTCACAAACTCCCAAGGCTGGAGACCCTGATGCTGAACAGCAACGCACTGAGTGCTCTCCACCGCAGCATCGTCGAATCCCTGCCAAACCTGCGAGAGGTCAGTCTTCATAGCAACCCTATACGCTGCGACTGCGTCATTCGCTGGGTCAACATGAACAGGACAGCTGTCCGATTCATGGAACCTGACTCGCTGTTCTGCGTGGAACCTCCGGAGTACCAGGGGCAGCATGTCCGACAAGTGCACTTTAGGGAGATGACGGAGATCTGCCTTCCTCTCATCTCACCTGGGAGCCTTCCAGAGCAGACTGCGGTCGGTAAAGGGCGCTCTGTGTCACTGCACTGTCGGGCATTTGGGGAACCGGAGCCTGATATCTACTGGGTGACACCGCTGAGCGTCCGGCTCCTGCCTGGCAGCGCATCCGATAAGTACTATGTGCACCCAGAGGGAAGCTTGGAGATCTACGATGCCACCGAGCAGGAGGCTGGCTCCTACACCTGCATTGCCCATAATCTCGTTGGGGCAGATCTGAAGtctgtgatggtgatggtggatGGATACGACGTCAGGTCTTCAAACCAGTCGCTCCGCATCTATATCAAATCAGTCCAGTCTCATTCTGTGAGTGTTTCTTGGGAAAACATGGGTGGTCTGGTTTCACAGCTGAAGTGGTCCATTCTAGCGGGAGACGGCATCCTGGTGATGCCTTTCACAGCCCGGCTTCCTGCCGATGTTGACGAGTACCACATCAAACAGCTGAAGCCGTCCACTAGCTACCAGGTTTGTGTTGAGGTCAATGCACAGCTTGGATATAGCATGGACTGTGTTAATGTGACCACTATGAAGGCAGCTGCCCCAGAGGAGCAACCAGAGGGCTGGGACACAGTGGtgatggctgctgctgctgtgttcctCATCGTCGTCGCTGTGGTTGGCGCTGTTATCTATACGTCTCTGTTCAGCCAAGTGTTTCACAGGAACCTGAGAGCAGACCCGGTTGGTGCGCCGCTCATCCCCGGCTCTCATTTgtcgtcctcttctttcctggaACTCTCTGTGTCTGGGGTCAAAGTCAGGGCCACAGTCATAGACTTACGGGGCGAGTCCATGTAA